Proteins from a single region of Nocardiopsis dassonvillei subsp. dassonvillei DSM 43111:
- a CDS encoding arsenate reductase ArsC — MTSSDKPSVLFVCVHNAGRSQMAAAWLSHLAGDRVEVRSAGSAPADALNPAVVEAMAEVGVDITDQRPKILTTEAVEASDVCVTMGCGDTCPVFPGKRYLDWSLPDPAGQGVAAVRPIRDEIRRRVEELIGELSPGARP; from the coding sequence GTGACCAGTTCCGACAAGCCGTCCGTCCTGTTCGTGTGCGTCCACAACGCGGGCCGCTCCCAGATGGCCGCCGCCTGGCTGTCCCATCTGGCCGGGGACCGCGTGGAGGTCCGCTCCGCCGGGTCCGCGCCCGCCGACGCGCTCAACCCCGCCGTGGTCGAGGCCATGGCCGAGGTCGGCGTGGACATCACCGACCAGCGCCCCAAGATCCTCACCACCGAGGCCGTCGAGGCCTCCGACGTGTGCGTGACCATGGGCTGCGGCGACACCTGCCCCGTCTTCCCGGGCAAGCGCTACCTGGACTGGTCCCTGCCCGACCCCGCCGGTCAGGGCGTGGCCGCCGTCCGACCCATCCGCGACGAGATCAGAAGGCGCGTCGAGGAGCTGATCGGGGAGCTCTCCCCGGGCGCGCGGCCGTAG
- a CDS encoding flavin-containing monooxygenase — protein sequence MEDVPLAIIGAGQAGLATARAANRRGLRPLVLEAADLPGGSWPHYYDSLSLFSPARFSSLPGHALPGDPERYPRRDEVVDYLRDYASRLDTELRCGQRVERVERDGHGFTLTTADGSRVRAAAVVAATGGFTRPHRPGLPGLADFTGTVLHAAGYRAPEPFAGQRVVVVGGGNSGVQIAAELAGVARVSLATRTPVAWANQRPLGRDVHWWFVRSGLDAAPLRRIWERAPVLVNDDGRYRAAFASGNPDRRELFTRLEGEKAVWADGTVEGVDTVLLATGYRPALDYLSPTTALDSHGRPLHRGGISTTVPGLGYVGLEFQRSFSSATLRGVGRDARHVVGRLLGRSR from the coding sequence ATGGAAGACGTCCCCCTCGCCATCATCGGCGCCGGCCAGGCGGGCCTGGCCACCGCCCGGGCCGCCAACCGGCGCGGTCTGCGCCCCCTCGTGCTGGAGGCGGCCGACCTGCCGGGCGGCTCGTGGCCGCACTACTACGACAGCCTGTCCCTGTTCTCCCCCGCCCGCTTCTCCTCCCTGCCCGGGCACGCGCTGCCCGGGGACCCCGAGCGCTATCCGCGCCGGGACGAGGTGGTGGACTACCTGCGCGACTACGCCTCACGCCTGGACACCGAACTGCGCTGCGGCCAGCGGGTGGAACGGGTCGAGCGAGACGGGCACGGGTTCACGCTCACCACCGCGGACGGATCCCGGGTGCGGGCCGCGGCGGTGGTCGCCGCCACCGGCGGCTTCACCCGGCCCCACCGCCCCGGCCTGCCGGGGCTGGCGGACTTCACCGGAACCGTCCTGCACGCCGCCGGGTACCGTGCCCCCGAGCCCTTCGCCGGGCAGCGCGTCGTGGTGGTCGGCGGCGGCAACTCCGGAGTCCAGATCGCCGCGGAGCTGGCCGGGGTGGCCAGGGTCAGCCTGGCCACCCGGACGCCGGTGGCCTGGGCGAACCAGCGGCCCCTGGGCCGGGACGTGCACTGGTGGTTCGTGCGCAGCGGGCTGGACGCCGCCCCGCTGCGCCGGATCTGGGAGAGGGCTCCGGTGCTGGTCAACGACGACGGCCGCTACCGTGCGGCCTTCGCCTCGGGCAACCCCGACCGGCGGGAGCTGTTCACCCGGTTGGAGGGGGAGAAGGCGGTGTGGGCGGACGGCACCGTGGAGGGGGTGGACACCGTCCTCCTGGCCACCGGGTACCGGCCCGCCCTGGACTACCTCTCCCCCACAACGGCTCTGGACTCCCACGGGCGTCCGCTGCACCGCGGCGGGATCTCCACCACGGTTCCCGGCCTGGGATACGTGGGGCTGGAGTTCCAGCGCAGCTTCTCCTCGGCCACCCTGCGCGGAGTCGGCCGGGACGCCCGGCACGTGGTGGGGCGGTTGCTCGGCCGGTCGCGGTGA
- a CDS encoding undecaprenyl-diphosphate phosphatase translates to MSLFEAVILGLVQGLTEFLPISSSGHLRVVSAFFGWPDPGAAFTAVSQIGTELAVVIYFRQRVWAILSTWTRSLFNRELRSDINARMGWYVILGSVPIVVLGLLLEEQIDSVFRDLRLIALNLIIFGVVLGIVDRYSRKHRTLEDLNVSRGMTFGLFQALALVPGVSRSGGTVTGGMLLGFKRADAAEYAFLLALPAVFGSGLYKLTDIGENEYAGWGATIVGTLIAGVVGFIVIAWLMRFISTHSFMPFVYYRVGLGILILALVSWGALDPQGGAGAQPAESEIVSEQETPGEESEPETDTEADAGTGPSSETATEPSEEPSEQAVPTVDPVTGWEIDPEVGLPRNPETGLYHDSDLGMDVDYDPVTGLATNPVTGETYDPKAAG, encoded by the coding sequence GTGTCCCTCTTCGAAGCAGTCATCCTTGGCCTCGTCCAGGGACTGACCGAGTTCCTACCGATCTCCTCCAGCGGACACCTGCGCGTGGTGTCGGCCTTCTTCGGCTGGCCCGACCCCGGCGCCGCCTTCACCGCCGTCAGCCAGATCGGCACCGAGCTGGCCGTGGTGATCTACTTCCGCCAGAGGGTCTGGGCGATCCTGTCCACGTGGACCAGGTCGCTGTTCAACCGCGAACTGCGCAGCGACATCAACGCGCGCATGGGCTGGTACGTGATCCTCGGCTCCGTCCCCATCGTGGTCCTGGGCCTGCTCCTGGAGGAGCAGATCGACAGCGTCTTCCGCGACCTGCGCCTGATCGCGCTGAACCTCATCATCTTCGGCGTGGTCCTCGGCATCGTCGACCGGTACTCGCGCAAGCACCGCACCCTGGAGGACCTCAACGTCTCCCGGGGCATGACCTTCGGTCTGTTCCAGGCGCTCGCCCTCGTCCCGGGCGTCTCCCGGTCGGGCGGCACCGTCACCGGCGGGATGCTGCTCGGCTTCAAGCGCGCGGACGCGGCCGAGTACGCCTTCCTGCTGGCGCTGCCCGCCGTCTTCGGCTCGGGTCTGTACAAGCTGACCGACATCGGTGAGAACGAGTACGCCGGGTGGGGCGCCACCATCGTGGGCACGCTCATCGCGGGCGTCGTCGGCTTCATCGTCATCGCCTGGCTGATGCGCTTCATCTCCACGCACAGCTTCATGCCGTTCGTCTACTACCGCGTGGGCCTGGGCATCCTCATCCTGGCCCTGGTGAGCTGGGGCGCGCTCGACCCGCAGGGCGGCGCGGGCGCGCAGCCCGCCGAGAGCGAGATCGTCAGCGAGCAGGAGACGCCGGGGGAGGAGTCCGAACCCGAGACCGACACCGAGGCCGACGCCGGGACCGGCCCGTCCTCCGAGACGGCCACGGAACCGTCCGAGGAGCCCTCCGAGCAGGCCGTCCCGACCGTCGACCCGGTCACCGGCTGGGAGATCGACCCCGAGGTGGGGCTGCCCCGCAACCCCGAGACCGGGCTCTACCACGACTCGGATCTGGGCATGGACGTGGACTACGACCCGGTCACCGGCCTGGCCACCAACCCGGTGACCGGTGAGACCTACGACCCCAAGGCGGCCGGTTAG
- a CDS encoding MFS transporter, producing the protein MTPVSGRASGAPAPAVVGARRGLAVLCVTVTTGYGVLFYAFPVLAPSITADTGWSLTAVTALFSASQVMAGLAGIPVGRWVQARGPRPAMTAAALAAAPAVAALALAPNLWGFAAAWLVAGAAMAGLFYPPAFAALTQWYGRAKVRALTALTLAAGLASTVFAPLTAFLEGVWGWRTAYLVLAAVLLVVVVPLHAFALPQGWVADGAGQQRGRGQGARAVVRGRVFWALTTALALGSFTVYAVVVNIVPLLDEQGFGTAEAAWALGAGGVGQVLGRLVYAPLERWTDPVPRAVAVLGACSVTTLLLALVPGPLGPVLAIAVLAGMARGILTLLQATAVSDRWGTEHYATLNGVMHTPLMLAVAVAPWAGAALAGPLGGYPAAFAALGALAALGALTALATRAERVPTPS; encoded by the coding sequence GTGACACCTGTGTCCGGTCGGGCCTCCGGCGCGCCCGCACCCGCCGTGGTCGGTGCGCGCCGGGGCCTGGCGGTCCTGTGCGTCACCGTCACCACCGGCTACGGGGTGCTGTTCTACGCCTTCCCCGTCCTGGCGCCGAGCATCACCGCCGACACCGGATGGTCCCTGACCGCGGTGACCGCGCTGTTCTCCGCCTCCCAGGTCATGGCGGGACTGGCGGGCATCCCGGTGGGACGCTGGGTGCAGGCCCGGGGCCCGCGCCCGGCGATGACGGCGGCTGCCCTGGCCGCGGCTCCCGCCGTGGCGGCCCTCGCCCTGGCCCCGAACCTGTGGGGCTTCGCCGCCGCCTGGCTGGTGGCCGGAGCGGCGATGGCCGGACTGTTCTACCCTCCGGCCTTCGCCGCCCTGACCCAGTGGTACGGAAGGGCGAAGGTCCGGGCCCTGACCGCGCTGACCCTGGCCGCCGGTCTGGCCAGCACCGTCTTCGCTCCCCTGACCGCGTTCCTGGAAGGAGTCTGGGGGTGGCGGACCGCCTACCTGGTACTCGCGGCCGTGCTCCTGGTCGTGGTGGTGCCCCTGCACGCCTTCGCCCTGCCACAGGGCTGGGTCGCCGACGGCGCCGGGCAGCAGAGGGGCCGAGGGCAGGGCGCGCGTGCCGTGGTGCGCGGTCGGGTGTTCTGGGCTCTGACGACGGCTCTGGCCCTGGGGTCCTTCACCGTCTACGCGGTCGTGGTCAACATCGTCCCCCTGCTGGATGAACAGGGTTTCGGCACGGCGGAAGCGGCCTGGGCCCTGGGGGCGGGCGGTGTGGGGCAGGTGCTCGGCCGTCTGGTCTACGCGCCCCTGGAACGGTGGACCGACCCGGTGCCGCGCGCCGTGGCCGTGCTGGGCGCGTGTTCGGTGACCACCCTGCTTCTGGCCCTGGTGCCGGGACCCCTGGGGCCGGTCCTGGCCATCGCGGTGCTGGCGGGCATGGCACGCGGCATCCTCACCCTCCTCCAGGCCACCGCCGTGTCCGACCGGTGGGGGACGGAGCACTACGCCACCCTCAACGGCGTCATGCACACCCCGCTCATGCTGGCCGTCGCGGTCGCGCCCTGGGCGGGCGCAGCCCTGGCCGGTCCCCTGGGCGGCTATCCGGCGGCGTTCGCGGCGCTGGGAGCCCTGGCGGCGCTCGGCGCGCTGACCGCCCTGGCCACCCGCGCCGAACGGGTTCCCACCCCTTCCTGA
- a CDS encoding ArsR/SmtB family transcription factor, translating to MRALGDPLRLRIVTLLARETLCTTHLVEETGARQTNLSNHLRILREAGVVETEPCGRFTYYRLRPDRIEDLSGALAGLAATARTSGAAANRRPC from the coding sequence ATGAGGGCGCTGGGAGACCCGCTCCGGCTGCGGATCGTGACCCTGCTCGCCCGGGAGACCCTGTGTACGACGCACCTGGTCGAGGAGACCGGGGCGCGCCAGACCAACCTGTCCAACCACCTGCGGATCCTGCGCGAGGCGGGGGTGGTGGAGACCGAGCCCTGCGGCCGGTTCACCTACTACCGGCTGCGCCCGGACCGGATCGAGGACCTCTCCGGGGCCCTGGCCGGGCTCGCCGCCACCGCCCGTACCAGCGGAGCCGCCGCGAACAGGAGGCCCTGCTGA
- the arsB gene encoding ACR3 family arsenite efflux transporter: MASTDRTTSGTGGSVVARLSFLDRFLAVWILLAMAVGLGLGRLVPGLNELLAAMEVGGISLPIALGLLVMMYPVLAKVRYDRLDTVTRDTRLLVTSLVINWLVGPAVMFALAWIFLADLPEYRTGLIIVGLARCIAMVIIWNDLACGNREAAAVLVALNSVFQVLVFGLLGWFYLDLLPGWLGLDTGGLDASPRLIALNVVIFLGVPLAAGFLTRRIGERRMGRERYESAFLPRIGPWALYGLLFTIVLLFALQGDRITSQPLDVARIAVPLLAYFALMWFGAFAFGKAVGMDYDRTATLAFTAAGNNFELAIAVAIATFGVTSGQALAGVVGPLIEVPVLIALVYVSLAWRRRFAPERR, encoded by the coding sequence ATGGCCTCGACCGACAGGACCACCAGTGGTACGGGTGGGTCCGTCGTCGCGAGACTGTCGTTCCTCGACCGGTTCCTCGCGGTGTGGATCCTGCTCGCCATGGCCGTCGGCCTGGGTCTGGGACGCCTGGTCCCGGGGCTGAACGAACTCCTGGCCGCCATGGAGGTCGGCGGGATCTCCCTGCCCATCGCGCTCGGCCTGCTGGTCATGATGTACCCGGTGCTGGCCAAGGTCCGCTACGACCGTCTGGACACCGTCACCCGCGACACCCGGCTGCTGGTCACCTCCCTGGTGATCAACTGGCTCGTCGGCCCCGCGGTGATGTTCGCGCTGGCCTGGATCTTCCTGGCCGACCTGCCCGAGTACCGCACCGGCCTGATCATCGTCGGCCTGGCGCGCTGCATCGCGATGGTCATCATCTGGAACGACCTGGCCTGTGGCAACCGCGAGGCCGCCGCGGTGCTGGTCGCGCTGAACTCGGTCTTCCAGGTGCTGGTCTTCGGCCTGCTGGGCTGGTTCTACCTGGACCTGCTGCCCGGGTGGCTGGGCCTGGACACCGGCGGCCTGGACGCCTCCCCCCGGCTCATCGCGCTCAACGTGGTGATCTTCCTCGGCGTCCCGCTGGCTGCGGGGTTCCTCACCCGCCGGATCGGTGAGCGCAGGATGGGCCGCGAGCGCTACGAGTCGGCCTTCCTGCCCCGGATCGGCCCGTGGGCGCTGTACGGGCTGCTGTTCACGATCGTGCTGCTGTTCGCCCTCCAGGGGGACCGGATCACCAGCCAACCGCTGGACGTGGCGCGCATCGCGGTGCCGCTGCTGGCCTACTTCGCCCTCATGTGGTTCGGCGCCTTCGCCTTCGGCAAGGCGGTCGGGATGGACTACGACCGCACCGCGACGCTGGCCTTCACGGCGGCGGGCAACAACTTCGAGCTGGCCATCGCGGTCGCGATCGCGACCTTCGGCGTCACCTCGGGCCAGGCCCTGGCCGGGGTGGTGGGCCCGCTGATCGAGGTGCCCGTGCTCATCGCCCTGGTGTACGTGTCCCTGGCCTGGCGCAGGCGCTTCGCCCCGGAGCGGAGGTAG